One Chryseobacterium wanjuense genomic region harbors:
- the ppk1 gene encoding polyphosphate kinase 1 produces the protein MSLHFNPRDITWLAFNERVLQEAMDEKVPLHLRIRFLGIFSNNLDEFFRVRVAGLKRAMDFKEKVIAESFYQPPSKILQKINDIVMRQQQNFDKTWKKILGEMAEHKVFIKTSKNLTAKQKEFVRTYFDEVVESNVIPILLHENTPMPYMRDKSLYLGVAMRKKDWQYSSNYAIIEIPSRFVGRFVLLPTEDPEEKDVMLLEDVITFNLPHIFSYFGYDEFAANAFKVTKDAELDLDNDIRTNFAEKIEKGLKNRRKGKPTRFVFDKDMDKALLEMLIRKLNLTKKDSIIPGGKIHNFKHFMDFPDVFETYARPVERTSFTHPAFEHGERVTDVILKHDVLLTFPYHKYNPVIDLLREAAMDPDVKSIQITAYRLASSSKIINALIYAARNGKEVTVMLELQARFDEESNLEWKEMLEPEGITVLVGLPNKKVHAKLCVIKKRAHNKTIQYGFISTGNFNEKTARIYGDHLVMTADRGVMADINKVFNILKKPKDDFLPVLKTCKNLLVCPQFMREKIVHHIDKEIEEAKAGRRAEMIIKANSVSDRALIEKLYEAAQAGVVIRMIVRGIYCAINQKDFKEKIKAISIVDEYLEHARVMYFYNKGSEDIYISSADWMTRNLDYRIEAAAKITDKNLKKELKDILDIQLKDNVKARILDKKLGNEYISNNKEECRSQIETYKYLKAKTDKK, from the coding sequence ATGTCATTACACTTCAATCCGAGAGATATCACATGGCTTGCCTTCAACGAAAGAGTTTTGCAGGAAGCGATGGACGAAAAAGTACCTTTACACCTGAGAATCCGTTTTTTGGGGATTTTCTCCAACAATCTTGATGAATTTTTCAGAGTGCGGGTCGCAGGATTAAAACGTGCAATGGATTTTAAGGAAAAAGTAATTGCAGAATCTTTTTATCAGCCACCTTCAAAGATCCTTCAGAAGATCAATGACATTGTGATGAGACAGCAGCAGAATTTCGACAAAACCTGGAAAAAAATTCTGGGAGAAATGGCTGAGCATAAAGTTTTCATTAAAACTTCAAAGAATTTAACGGCCAAGCAAAAAGAATTTGTCAGAACCTATTTTGATGAAGTGGTGGAATCAAACGTAATTCCCATCCTTCTTCACGAAAATACGCCGATGCCTTACATGAGAGACAAAAGTCTTTATCTGGGCGTTGCAATGAGAAAAAAAGACTGGCAGTATTCGAGTAATTATGCCATTATTGAAATTCCTTCTCGTTTTGTGGGAAGATTCGTTTTGCTTCCGACAGAAGATCCGGAGGAAAAAGATGTGATGTTGCTGGAAGATGTTATTACCTTCAACTTACCCCATATTTTCTCCTATTTCGGATATGACGAATTTGCGGCAAATGCCTTTAAAGTAACAAAAGATGCCGAGCTGGATCTGGATAATGACATCCGCACCAACTTTGCTGAGAAAATCGAAAAAGGATTAAAAAACAGGAGAAAAGGAAAACCGACCCGTTTTGTCTTTGATAAAGATATGGATAAGGCACTTCTTGAAATGCTGATCCGAAAATTGAACCTAACCAAAAAAGACAGCATCATCCCAGGTGGAAAGATTCATAATTTCAAACATTTTATGGATTTCCCTGATGTTTTTGAAACCTATGCAAGACCTGTCGAGAGAACTTCCTTCACCCATCCCGCTTTTGAACATGGCGAAAGAGTGACCGATGTTATTCTAAAACATGATGTGCTCCTTACCTTCCCTTACCATAAATACAATCCGGTGATCGACCTTCTTCGTGAAGCCGCAATGGATCCGGATGTAAAATCGATTCAGATTACGGCGTATCGTTTGGCGAGCAGCTCAAAAATCATTAATGCTTTGATCTATGCAGCCAGAAATGGAAAAGAAGTAACGGTGATGCTGGAACTTCAGGCAAGATTCGATGAAGAATCCAACCTGGAATGGAAAGAAATGCTGGAACCGGAAGGAATTACCGTTCTGGTAGGGCTTCCGAATAAAAAAGTACACGCCAAATTATGTGTCATCAAAAAAAGAGCGCACAACAAAACCATTCAGTACGGTTTCATTAGTACCGGTAATTTCAATGAGAAAACGGCAAGAATTTACGGAGATCATCTGGTAATGACCGCAGACCGAGGCGTAATGGCAGATATTAATAAAGTATTTAATATCCTGAAAAAGCCTAAAGACGACTTTTTACCTGTCCTTAAAACCTGTAAAAATCTGTTGGTTTGTCCACAATTTATGCGGGAAAAAATTGTGCATCATATAGATAAGGAAATCGAGGAAGCAAAAGCAGGGAGAAGAGCCGAAATGATCATCAAAGCCAATTCGGTAAGCGACAGAGCTTTAATTGAAAAATTATACGAAGCAGCGCAGGCCGGAGTGGTTATCAGAATGATTGTAAGAGGAATCTATTGCGCGATCAATCAAAAAGATTTTAAAGAAAAAATAAAAGCGATAAGCATCGTAGACGAGTATCTGGAACACGCGAGAGTCATGTATTTTTACAACAAAGGCTCAGAAGACATTTATATTTCTTCCGCAGACTGGATGACGCGAAATCTCGATTACAGAATCGAAGCTGCGGCAAAGATCACAGACAAGAATCTGAAGAAAGAACTGAAAGATATTCTGGATATTCAGTTGAAAGATAATGTAAAAGCTCGTATTTTAGACAAAAAATTGGGCAACGAATACATCAGCAACAACAAAGAAGAATGTCGTTCTCAGATAGAAACGTATAAATATTTAAAAGCAAAAACAGACAAAAAATGA
- the dnaK gene encoding molecular chaperone DnaK yields MSKIIGIDLGTTNSCVAVMEGKDPVVIPNAEGKRTTPSIVAFTEDGERKVGDPAKRQAVTNPKKTVYSIKRFIGTHFKDDGSEISRVPYEVVKGPNDTVKVKIDDREYTPQEISAMILQKMKKTAEDYLGQEVTRAVITVPAYFNDAQRQATKEAGEIAGLKVERIINEPTAAALAYGLDKNHKDQKIAVYDLGGGTFDISILDLGDGVFEVLSTNGDTHLGGDDFDDVIINWMADEFKAEEGVDLKSDAIALQRLKEAAEKAKIELSSSPQTEINLPYITATATGPKHLVKSLTKAKFEQLASDLVRRSMEPVAKALKDAGLSTSDIDEVILVGGSTRIPIIQEEVEKFFGKKPSKGVNPDEVVAIGAAIQGGVLTGDVKDVLLLDVTPLSLGIETMGSVFTKLIEANTTIPTKKSEVFSTASDNQPAVSIRVGQGERPMFNDNKEIGRFDLTDIPPAPRGVPQIEVTFDIDANGILSVSAKDKGTGKEQTIKIQASSGLSDEEIERMKKEAQENSAADAKRKEEVEIFNKADGLIFQTEKQLKEFGDKLSADKKAAIEAAHGELKTAFEAKNADDVKAKTEALDAAWMAASEEMYAAGQGAQGADAGAQNPGGNAGNEDVQDADFEEVK; encoded by the coding sequence ATGAGTAAAATAATTGGAATTGACTTAGGAACAACCAACTCTTGCGTTGCTGTAATGGAGGGTAAAGACCCTGTTGTTATCCCTAATGCAGAAGGTAAAAGAACGACTCCTTCTATTGTAGCGTTTACAGAAGATGGAGAAAGAAAAGTGGGAGATCCTGCAAAAAGACAGGCTGTAACGAATCCAAAGAAAACCGTATACTCTATCAAAAGATTTATTGGTACTCATTTTAAAGATGACGGAAGCGAAATTTCAAGAGTTCCATATGAAGTAGTAAAAGGACCAAACGATACAGTAAAAGTAAAAATCGACGATAGAGAATATACGCCACAGGAGATCTCTGCAATGATTCTTCAGAAAATGAAGAAAACTGCTGAAGATTATCTTGGGCAAGAGGTTACAAGAGCGGTAATCACTGTTCCTGCATACTTCAACGATGCACAAAGACAGGCTACTAAAGAAGCTGGTGAAATTGCCGGTCTTAAAGTAGAAAGAATCATCAACGAGCCTACAGCTGCAGCATTAGCTTATGGATTAGATAAGAATCACAAAGACCAGAAAATCGCTGTGTATGACCTTGGTGGTGGTACTTTCGATATCTCTATCCTTGATCTTGGAGACGGTGTATTCGAAGTATTGTCTACAAACGGTGATACGCACTTAGGTGGTGATGACTTTGATGATGTGATCATCAACTGGATGGCTGATGAATTCAAAGCTGAAGAAGGTGTTGACTTAAAATCTGATGCAATCGCATTACAAAGATTGAAAGAAGCTGCTGAAAAAGCAAAAATAGAATTGTCTTCTTCTCCGCAAACTGAAATCAACCTTCCTTATATCACGGCTACAGCTACAGGTCCTAAACACTTAGTAAAGTCTTTAACTAAAGCTAAATTCGAGCAATTAGCTTCTGACTTGGTAAGAAGATCTATGGAGCCGGTTGCTAAAGCATTGAAAGATGCAGGTTTATCAACTTCAGATATCGACGAAGTAATCTTGGTAGGTGGTTCTACAAGAATCCCGATCATCCAGGAAGAAGTGGAAAAATTCTTCGGTAAAAAACCTTCTAAAGGAGTAAACCCGGATGAGGTGGTAGCTATCGGTGCTGCTATTCAGGGAGGTGTACTGACAGGTGATGTGAAAGATGTATTGCTTCTTGACGTTACACCACTTTCTTTAGGTATCGAAACAATGGGTTCTGTATTTACTAAATTAATTGAAGCAAATACAACCATTCCAACCAAAAAATCTGAAGTATTCTCTACAGCTTCCGACAACCAGCCGGCTGTAAGCATCAGAGTAGGACAGGGTGAAAGACCAATGTTCAACGACAACAAAGAAATCGGTAGATTCGACCTTACGGATATTCCACCGGCGCCAAGAGGGGTTCCTCAGATCGAAGTGACTTTCGATATCGACGCAAACGGTATTCTAAGTGTTTCTGCTAAAGATAAAGGTACTGGTAAAGAACAGACGATTAAAATCCAGGCATCTTCAGGTCTTTCTGACGAAGAAATCGAAAGAATGAAGAAAGAAGCTCAGGAAAATTCTGCAGCAGATGCCAAGAGAAAAGAAGAAGTTGAAATCTTCAACAAAGCTGACGGATTGATCTTCCAGACTGAAAAGCAATTGAAAGAGTTTGGTGATAAATTATCTGCTGACAAAAAAGCAGCAATCGAAGCCGCTCACGGAGAATTGAAAACAGCTTTCGAAGCTAAAAATGCAGACGACGTAAAAGCTAAAACAGAAGCTTTAGACGCAGCATGGATGGCAGCTTCAGAAGAGATGTATGCAGCAGGACAAGGTGCTCAAGGTGCAGACGCAGGAGCTCAGAATCCTGGTGGAAATGCAGGAAACGAAGATGTACAGGATGCAGATTTCGAAGAAGTCAAGTAA
- a CDS encoding thioredoxin family protein, whose product MKFSKIIVILTIFLFQFNFAQEKADVVLNKALTEAKSKNKNVLLVFHASWCKWCHVMEKNMNLPETKPIFDKKFVTTYVDVQEMGEKKKLENPGGQELMNKYKGENAGLPFWLVLNPKGEVLADSFNEKNENLGCPSTAEEVAVFIAKLKESSKMNDKELQTIQTVFAKKN is encoded by the coding sequence ATGAAGTTTTCTAAAATTATTGTAATCTTAACAATATTCCTATTTCAATTCAACTTTGCTCAGGAAAAAGCTGATGTAGTATTAAATAAAGCCCTTACCGAAGCAAAATCAAAGAATAAAAACGTACTTCTGGTCTTCCATGCGTCATGGTGCAAATGGTGCCATGTGATGGAGAAGAATATGAATCTGCCGGAAACAAAACCGATTTTTGACAAAAAATTTGTTACGACATACGTTGATGTGCAGGAGATGGGTGAAAAGAAAAAACTTGAAAATCCGGGAGGCCAGGAGCTGATGAATAAATATAAAGGAGAAAATGCAGGACTTCCATTCTGGCTGGTTCTGAATCCTAAAGGTGAGGTGCTCGCAGATTCTTTTAATGAAAAAAATGAAAATCTTGGCTGCCCTTCAACTGCTGAAGAAGTTGCTGTTTTCATAGCAAAACTGAAGGAATCTTCAAAAATGAATGATAAAGAACTTCAAACCATACAAACGGTTTTCGCAAAAAAGAATTAA
- a CDS encoding DUF7674 family protein, giving the protein MMNVQMQTINQKIAIEYLKFFYPTLRPEISQLSVQENFAGAIQATVNYLKDLLQESKINIIAHHIKLMDWLYRNGNSYVKSMIENLFVRSFESFKKHAKIEHWKLLYQYMPVSFQVIYNDQRKQDKIFFGK; this is encoded by the coding sequence ATGATGAATGTACAAATGCAAACTATTAACCAAAAAATAGCTATTGAATATTTAAAATTTTTCTATCCAACACTTCGACCTGAAATCTCGCAATTATCTGTACAAGAGAACTTTGCAGGAGCGATCCAGGCGACAGTCAATTATCTGAAAGACCTTCTGCAGGAATCGAAGATCAACATTATAGCCCACCACATCAAACTGATGGACTGGCTGTACAGAAACGGGAATTCGTACGTAAAATCGATGATTGAAAATCTTTTCGTAAGATCGTTCGAAAGCTTTAAAAAGCACGCCAAAATAGAACACTGGAAGCTTCTTTATCAATACATGCCTGTGAGTTTCCAGGTTATTTATAATGACCAGCGAAAGCAGGATAAAATATTCTTTGGTAAATAA
- a CDS encoding DUF7674 family protein → MNYLEAAQEITDVIPDIQSEWKGNRTQNSYSVMQTFTDQIKNMIRQNDRNLLFKSLKKMDEIYRNGDVVLKNAIENTFIFSLDNSTAFCTEEYRKMIFSHISQDLQRIYAKQIYNHGI, encoded by the coding sequence ATGAATTATTTAGAAGCTGCTCAGGAAATTACAGACGTGATTCCCGATATCCAAAGCGAATGGAAAGGAAACAGAACACAAAATTCTTACAGTGTCATGCAGACTTTCACAGACCAGATTAAAAACATGATCCGCCAGAACGACAGAAATCTTTTATTTAAAAGCTTAAAAAAGATGGATGAAATTTACAGAAATGGCGATGTTGTATTAAAAAATGCTATTGAAAATACATTCATCTTTTCACTGGACAATTCTACCGCTTTTTGCACTGAAGAATACCGGAAAATGATTTTTAGTCACATTTCCCAGGATTTGCAGAGAATTTATGCCAAGCAGATTTATAACCATGGCATATAA
- a CDS encoding phosphoglycerate mutase family protein encodes MKNLVTILLVLFSFTFLHSQNTSIYIVRHAEKDISDANNKNPNLSEVGKQRAEELLKKLKNVKFSAAYSTPFYRTQQTLQPIAAFNKIEITSYNPSDNKKLVDEILNNYSGKNVIIVGHSNTILSILEAFGAKKPFETISEDDYSNLFQIIIDKNTVKLQSSKY; translated from the coding sequence ATGAAAAATTTAGTAACAATACTTTTAGTGCTTTTTTCCTTTACATTTCTGCATTCTCAGAATACCAGCATTTACATCGTAAGACACGCGGAAAAGGATATTTCTGATGCAAATAATAAAAATCCCAACCTTAGTGAAGTTGGAAAACAGAGAGCAGAAGAACTCTTGAAAAAACTAAAGAACGTAAAATTTTCAGCTGCCTATTCTACCCCTTTTTATAGGACTCAGCAGACTTTGCAACCTATTGCAGCATTCAACAAAATTGAAATTACCAGCTACAACCCTTCCGATAATAAAAAACTTGTTGACGAAATTCTCAACAATTATTCCGGTAAAAATGTAATTATCGTGGGGCATTCTAATACAATTCTCAGTATTTTGGAAGCCTTTGGAGCCAAAAAACCTTTTGAAACGATTTCTGAGGACGATTATTCTAACCTGTTCCAGATTATAATTGATAAAAACACAGTAAAGCTTCAATCCTCGAAATATTAA
- a CDS encoding nucleoid-associated protein, whose product MFSKIVVHRVGNKINGESLILSQEELELDEGMAELLENYFLGSFKSEETFHFYSDSYLVNNPVYSSVSEIFDDKAKFLWESENIAKHLFEAAENPRVQGGELFIVYFEDEREGTERVDKIGIFKTEKRESFLKISPNGETFDIEKDQGIGLSKIDKAALIYNNDKETGYVLSVVDNNKNGDMYYWYEDFLKVKQRDDEYFHTQEALMVYKDYITKQLPQEFEVSKADQADFLNKSINFFKEKEEFKLDEFANEVLGDEHVIESFNNFKTDYEQDMQINIAEEFPISEAAVKKTQRHFKSIIKLDKNFHIYIHGDRQKIATGEDEKGKYYMLYFDKEV is encoded by the coding sequence ATGTTTTCAAAAATAGTAGTACACAGAGTCGGAAATAAAATCAATGGAGAGTCTTTAATACTTTCTCAGGAAGAGCTGGAGCTGGATGAAGGAATGGCAGAATTGCTTGAAAATTACTTTCTGGGTTCGTTCAAATCGGAGGAAACTTTTCATTTTTACAGCGATTCTTATTTGGTGAATAACCCGGTCTACAGTTCTGTGTCCGAGATTTTTGATGATAAGGCAAAATTCCTCTGGGAATCCGAAAACATTGCAAAACATCTTTTCGAAGCTGCCGAAAACCCAAGAGTTCAGGGTGGAGAATTATTTATCGTTTATTTTGAGGATGAAAGAGAAGGCACGGAAAGAGTAGATAAAATAGGTATTTTTAAAACTGAAAAAAGAGAATCTTTCTTAAAAATTTCTCCTAATGGAGAGACTTTTGACATCGAAAAAGATCAGGGAATCGGTTTGTCGAAAATTGACAAAGCTGCTTTAATTTATAATAATGATAAAGAAACCGGATATGTGCTTTCTGTGGTTGACAACAACAAAAACGGAGATATGTATTACTGGTACGAGGATTTTTTAAAGGTAAAACAGCGTGATGACGAATATTTTCATACGCAGGAAGCTTTAATGGTGTACAAAGATTATATCACCAAACAATTACCTCAGGAATTTGAAGTTTCTAAGGCAGACCAGGCGGATTTTTTAAATAAGTCGATCAATTTCTTTAAAGAAAAAGAAGAATTCAAACTGGATGAGTTTGCTAATGAAGTCTTGGGAGATGAGCATGTAATCGAGAGTTTTAACAATTTTAAAACCGATTACGAGCAGGATATGCAGATCAATATTGCAGAAGAATTCCCCATCAGTGAAGCTGCGGTGAAGAAAACCCAGAGACATTTTAAAAGCATCATTAAGCTTGATAAAAATTTCCACATCTACATCCACGGAGACCGTCAGAAAATTGCTACGGGAGAAGATGAAAAAGGAAAATACTATATGCTGTATTTCGATAAAGAAGTTTAA
- a CDS encoding cyclase family protein — protein sequence MEPKIIDLSKPIQYNAGDPWFMKVKIKHKSHKKSHWLIRLALGLPAKLFPKNWTGWADDKIKSMGLHSTTHIDAPWHYGPVVEGKPAKTIDQIPLEWCYGEGIVIDCTHKEDFVAITGDDLKQDLDKNGITIKPGNIVLIRTDRDKLMGTPDFPNKGTGMSREATEWLIDQGVKVMGIDQWGWDLPLKFMAQKAKELNDPEYFWEGHRVGIDKEYLHMEQLTNLSALPPSGFKICVFPLKIVGGSAAPARVVAIME from the coding sequence ATGGAGCCTAAAATCATTGATTTATCAAAGCCAATCCAATACAACGCCGGAGATCCGTGGTTTATGAAAGTGAAAATCAAACATAAATCTCATAAAAAATCACATTGGCTGATCCGTCTGGCATTGGGACTTCCTGCGAAATTATTTCCGAAAAACTGGACAGGCTGGGCAGATGATAAGATCAAAAGTATGGGACTTCATTCCACTACCCACATCGATGCGCCTTGGCATTATGGCCCTGTTGTAGAGGGAAAACCGGCAAAAACCATTGACCAGATTCCCCTGGAATGGTGCTACGGCGAAGGAATCGTTATCGATTGTACTCACAAAGAGGATTTTGTTGCCATTACAGGTGATGATTTAAAACAAGATTTAGATAAAAACGGAATCACCATAAAACCTGGAAATATCGTCCTGATAAGAACAGATCGTGATAAATTAATGGGAACTCCCGATTTTCCCAACAAAGGAACGGGAATGAGCCGTGAAGCTACAGAATGGCTGATCGATCAGGGAGTGAAAGTAATGGGAATCGACCAGTGGGGATGGGATCTCCCGTTGAAATTTATGGCTCAAAAAGCAAAAGAACTCAATGACCCGGAATACTTTTGGGAAGGTCACCGAGTGGGCATCGACAAAGAATATCTGCACATGGAGCAGTTGACCAATCTGTCAGCTTTGCCACCTTCAGGATTTAAAATTTGCGTTTTTCCACTGAAGATTGTTGGTGGTTCTGCAGCTCCGGCTCGGGTTGTGGCTATTATGGAATAG
- a CDS encoding ATP-binding protein, with protein sequence MNFVECHEEPIHIPGYIQSFGYLIGIDAESHSITFFSKNIEDIFNIGNKEILFDKKITDFPESFNSIIESDIYNSLNRFTQRENETYFDKIFIRDKEYHFSVFRSKAHIFLEFEEVLENPHKRISNKYDSFYIVDNAQEIWEQLLNTLSRIVNYDRMMVYKFMMDGSGKVIAERRGEDMESYLGLHYPESDIPRQARELYFKKRKRIFSNVYAETVPLLSKRQEDIDLTYATSRGMSPIHGQYVKNSGASSSFSVSIIIDDHLWGLVTCQNSEPKHIDLEDRVQAGIFTALASNAYSSFKSKNELNYRLELNEKSSELKKEFLKYNSLLDSLIENKTEIKDLPEADGLAIVSDETLVTEGNTPSRKAIGRIIQWAHENTEDNIYMSRNFLRNYGEELELDTNSAGIVIYFIERSKNNMLIWFRKEFDEHINWAGKPEKKIEVFSQNGEERQIVSPRTSFQIFTENIKGNSKRWNSRNIAALQSIRDLILETSHKNYNTIKRLNDELKKVNEELDSFSYTISHDLGTPLTVMKLNAQMLLNSLTDGSEKSKNKINSIIEEIDNMAEMMHDVLQLSRAKHSEIQLENLPTVNTIQKISENAKITYNSPKSEIIIKECPDVLADKTMMHQVFLNIINNAVKYSSHKEQPKIEIEGFEAGDKIIYRIKDNGIGIPEEEKHKMFKIFNRMDNAKKFKGNGVGLSIVHRIMNRIGGNVEYESSEEGTSFILTFKKP encoded by the coding sequence ATGAATTTTGTAGAGTGTCATGAAGAGCCCATTCATATTCCGGGCTACATACAAAGTTTTGGTTATCTGATTGGCATCGACGCAGAATCTCACTCCATCACTTTTTTTAGCAAGAATATAGAGGACATTTTTAATATCGGAAATAAAGAAATTCTTTTCGATAAGAAAATTACAGACTTCCCGGAAAGTTTTAATAGCATTATAGAATCTGATATCTACAATTCGCTAAACCGATTTACCCAAAGAGAAAACGAAACGTATTTCGATAAAATTTTTATCAGGGACAAAGAATATCATTTCTCCGTTTTCAGAAGTAAAGCTCATATTTTTCTAGAATTTGAAGAAGTTTTAGAAAACCCTCATAAAAGAATTTCCAATAAGTATGACAGTTTTTATATTGTAGATAATGCTCAGGAAATTTGGGAACAGCTGCTCAATACCCTTTCAAGAATTGTGAATTATGACCGGATGATGGTCTACAAATTCATGATGGACGGTTCAGGAAAAGTAATCGCAGAAAGAAGGGGTGAAGATATGGAAAGCTATCTGGGGCTGCATTATCCGGAAAGTGATATTCCGAGACAGGCAAGGGAACTTTACTTTAAAAAAAGAAAGAGAATTTTCAGCAATGTATACGCAGAAACCGTTCCGCTTCTGAGCAAAAGACAGGAAGATATCGACCTTACATATGCCACCTCACGCGGAATGTCGCCTATTCACGGGCAATACGTAAAAAATTCCGGAGCTTCATCTAGTTTCAGTGTTTCGATTATTATTGATGATCACCTGTGGGGATTGGTAACCTGCCAAAATTCTGAGCCGAAGCATATTGATCTGGAAGACAGAGTGCAGGCCGGGATTTTCACGGCGTTGGCTTCCAATGCATACTCTTCATTTAAATCTAAAAATGAACTGAATTACCGTTTAGAGCTGAACGAAAAATCTTCAGAATTAAAAAAAGAATTCTTAAAATACAACAGTTTATTAGATTCTTTAATTGAAAATAAAACCGAGATTAAAGATCTTCCGGAAGCCGATGGTTTAGCCATTGTTTCGGATGAAACGCTGGTAACGGAAGGAAATACTCCGAGCCGTAAAGCTATTGGAAGAATTATTCAGTGGGCACACGAAAATACCGAAGATAATATTTACATGAGCCGGAATTTCCTCAGAAATTATGGGGAAGAACTAGAACTGGATACAAATTCGGCAGGAATTGTCATTTATTTCATCGAAAGAAGTAAAAACAATATGCTGATCTGGTTCCGGAAAGAATTCGACGAACACATCAACTGGGCAGGAAAGCCTGAGAAAAAAATCGAAGTGTTTTCGCAAAACGGAGAAGAAAGACAAATCGTTTCTCCACGAACTTCTTTCCAGATTTTCACCGAAAATATTAAAGGAAATTCCAAACGATGGAACTCCAGAAACATTGCAGCACTGCAGTCTATACGGGATCTGATCCTGGAGACTTCACATAAAAATTACAACACGATCAAAAGGCTTAATGATGAGCTTAAAAAAGTGAATGAAGAGCTCGACAGTTTTTCATACACCATTTCCCATGACTTGGGAACGCCTTTGACGGTGATGAAACTGAATGCTCAGATGCTTCTGAACAGTCTTACAGATGGTTCGGAGAAAAGCAAAAATAAGATCAATTCCATTATTGAAGAGATCGACAATATGGCAGAGATGATGCATGATGTTTTACAATTAAGCCGTGCAAAACACAGCGAGATTCAGCTTGAAAATCTTCCGACGGTCAACACGATTCAAAAAATTTCGGAGAATGCGAAGATAACGTACAACAGCCCGAAAAGCGAGATCATTATCAAAGAATGTCCTGATGTTTTGGCAGATAAAACAATGATGCATCAGGTATTTTTAAATATCATCAATAATGCTGTAAAATATTCTTCCCACAAAGAGCAGCCAAAAATCGAAATTGAAGGTTTTGAAGCAGGTGATAAGATCATTTACAGAATAAAAGACAACGGAATCGGAATTCCTGAGGAGGAAAAACATAAGATGTTTAAAATTTTCAACAGGATGGATAATGCGAAAAAATTTAAAGGAAACGGAGTGGGATTGTCTATTGTACATCGCATTATGAACAGAATTGGTGGAAATGTAGAGTATGAAAGCAGTGAAGAAGGAACTTCTTTTATTTTAACATTTAAAAAGCCTTAA
- a CDS encoding biliverdin-producing heme oxygenase — protein sequence MMVSEYLKQNTAEYHDAAEKLFNSEKIFNKTFTLEDYKKIISTNYLMLLHSENRIFDSLSDKFSEKLQLSNRKKLHLIEKDLESLALKNQSASHELEFSNENEALGAMYVIEGSTLGGNVIAKQLSKTEGFDNVTFNFFGCYQENTGSMWKNFKEVLDTEVAEESYDEVLSGAKKLYTFLLNVN from the coding sequence ATGATGGTATCTGAATATCTAAAACAAAATACGGCAGAATATCACGATGCTGCGGAAAAGCTTTTTAACTCAGAAAAAATTTTTAATAAAACTTTTACGCTTGAAGATTACAAAAAAATCATCAGTACCAATTATCTGATGCTTCTTCATTCTGAAAATAGAATCTTCGACAGTCTTTCTGATAAATTCTCTGAAAAGCTTCAGTTAAGCAACCGAAAAAAACTTCATTTAATTGAAAAAGATCTGGAAAGTCTTGCCTTAAAAAATCAAAGTGCTTCCCACGAACTTGAATTTTCCAACGAAAATGAAGCATTAGGAGCGATGTATGTGATCGAAGGTTCTACATTGGGTGGAAATGTGATCGCCAAACAGCTGTCTAAAACGGAAGGTTTTGATAACGTGACATTCAATTTCTTCGGATGTTATCAGGAAAATACCGGATCTATGTGGAAAAATTTCAAAGAAGTTCTGGATACGGAAGTGGCGGAAGAAAGCTATGATGAGGTATTGTCGGGAGCTAAAAAGCTGTACACTTTCCTGCTAAATGTGAACTGA